In Comamonas sp. lk, the following proteins share a genomic window:
- a CDS encoding ankyrin repeat domain-containing protein encodes MSLFVPTRVSRRQSLLRLGQMGAALAGLVAVRVQAGDFDDYSRALVSDNASVMINLIFKGFDPNTLDSRGRPGLVSALHQDALKVFDVLLKSPGVKVNLASRQNETALMMACIKGHLDLARQLIQRGADVNREGWTPLHYAASADTPQTLDIIKLLLEESAYIDAASPNGTTPLMLAAQYSSEVVVSLLLKEGADLSLRNQRGFTAVDFAKLVDRQYMADHLSQALRTERKSQPSRGSW; translated from the coding sequence ATGAGCCTGTTTGTCCCCACCCGTGTGAGCCGTCGCCAATCCCTGTTGCGACTGGGGCAGATGGGCGCTGCCCTGGCAGGCCTGGTGGCGGTTCGGGTCCAGGCCGGTGATTTCGATGACTATTCGCGGGCGCTGGTCAGCGACAACGCCAGTGTCATGATCAATCTGATCTTCAAGGGGTTCGATCCGAATACGCTGGACTCGCGCGGCCGACCCGGACTGGTTTCGGCCTTGCACCAGGATGCGCTCAAGGTGTTCGACGTGCTGCTCAAATCGCCGGGCGTCAAGGTCAATCTGGCTTCCCGGCAAAACGAGACGGCGCTGATGATGGCTTGCATCAAAGGTCATCTGGACCTGGCCAGGCAGCTCATACAGCGCGGTGCCGATGTGAATCGCGAAGGCTGGACGCCGCTGCACTACGCGGCTTCGGCCGATACGCCGCAGACGCTGGATATCATCAAGCTGCTGCTCGAGGAAAGCGCTTACATCGATGCCGCCTCGCCCAATGGCACGACGCCGCTGATGCTGGCTGCCCAGTACAGCAGCGAGGTGGTGGTCAGTCTGCTGCTCAAGGAGGGGGCAGACTTAAGCTTGCGCAACCAGCGCGGCTTTACCGCCGTGGACTTTGCCAAGCTGGTGGATCGCCAGTACATGGCCGATCACCTGAGCCAGGCGCTGAGGACCGAGCGCAAAAGCCAGCCCTCTAGAGGCAGCTGGTAA
- the msbA gene encoding lipid A export permease/ATP-binding protein MsbA: MQRLKRLTPYFSGQRWAWGLAILATLIGAATEAALPALLKPLLDSGFTQGTLALWTVPVFLIGIFVVRGLAQFAGQYALARITNDGMLGLRKSLFERLLAADMSLFSRQSASSLSNTVVYEVQTGAQQLVQAMMSISRDGFTLIALLGYLIYLNWQLTLIVAFMVPGVAWIMKVLSKRLYRITKSSQQSTDQLAYVVEENVLAHRMVRLHGAQAAQQSRFNALSRQLRNLNTKATIASAAMTPLTQVLASVALSVILCIALWQSRDAAAAASSVQDVTVGSFAAFISAMLMLIAPIRRMADVANPITRGVAALERGLHLLEGSVNEQGGSYRPSAPVTGAIEYKGVNVQFGEDKAAALSHLNLKVGAGEVVALVGPSGAGKTTLVNLLPRFLSPTSGQITLDGVKLPDWDLNALRHQFAMVSQDVVMLNDSVAVNVALGGDIEEARIWSALEAANLGDFVRRLPQGIHTSVGHNASQLSGGQRQRLAIARALYKNAPILILDEATSALDNESERLVQQALTRLMQGRTTLVIAHRLSTIEHADRVVVMERGQIAEQGTHAELMELDGLYARLHSQVRSTTAKAAPAQK; encoded by the coding sequence ATGCAGCGCTTGAAGCGCCTGACGCCCTATTTTTCGGGCCAGCGCTGGGCCTGGGGGCTGGCAATCCTGGCCACCTTGATTGGCGCGGCCACTGAAGCGGCCCTGCCCGCCCTGCTAAAACCCTTGCTGGACAGCGGCTTCACCCAGGGCACGCTGGCCCTGTGGACGGTGCCGGTCTTTCTGATCGGCATCTTCGTCGTGCGCGGTCTGGCCCAGTTTGCCGGCCAGTATGCGCTGGCGCGCATCACCAACGACGGCATGCTGGGGCTGCGCAAAAGCCTATTCGAGCGGCTGCTGGCAGCGGACATGAGCCTGTTTTCGCGCCAGTCTGCCTCCTCGCTGTCCAACACCGTGGTGTATGAGGTGCAAACCGGCGCCCAGCAGCTGGTGCAGGCCATGATGAGCATCTCGCGCGACGGCTTCACCCTGATTGCCCTGCTGGGTTATCTGATCTATCTGAACTGGCAGCTCACGCTGATCGTGGCGTTCATGGTGCCTGGCGTGGCCTGGATCATGAAGGTGCTGTCCAAGCGTCTGTACCGCATCACCAAGTCCAGCCAGCAGTCGACAGATCAACTGGCCTATGTGGTGGAAGAGAATGTGCTGGCCCATCGCATGGTGCGCCTGCATGGCGCCCAAGCCGCCCAGCAGTCGCGCTTCAATGCCCTGAGCCGCCAGTTGCGCAACCTCAACACCAAGGCCACGATTGCCTCGGCCGCCATGACGCCGCTCACGCAGGTACTGGCTTCGGTGGCGCTGTCGGTCATTTTGTGCATTGCGCTGTGGCAAAGCCGCGATGCAGCGGCCGCCGCATCCAGCGTGCAGGATGTGACCGTGGGCAGTTTTGCTGCCTTCATCTCGGCCATGCTGATGCTGATTGCGCCGATTCGCCGCATGGCCGACGTTGCCAACCCGATTACCCGCGGCGTGGCGGCTCTGGAGCGCGGCCTGCATCTGCTGGAAGGCTCGGTCAACGAGCAAGGCGGCAGCTACCGGCCCAGCGCTCCCGTCACCGGCGCCATAGAGTACAAGGGCGTGAATGTGCAGTTCGGCGAGGACAAGGCCGCAGCGCTTTCCCACCTCAACCTCAAGGTCGGTGCCGGCGAAGTCGTGGCCCTGGTCGGGCCCTCGGGTGCGGGCAAGACCACGTTGGTCAATCTGCTGCCCCGCTTTCTATCGCCCACCAGCGGTCAGATCACGCTGGACGGCGTAAAGCTGCCCGACTGGGATCTGAACGCGCTGCGCCATCAGTTCGCCATGGTCAGCCAGGACGTGGTCATGCTCAACGACAGCGTGGCCGTGAACGTGGCACTGGGCGGCGATATTGAAGAGGCCCGCATCTGGTCGGCGCTGGAAGCGGCCAATCTGGGCGACTTTGTGCGCCGTTTGCCCCAGGGAATCCATACCAGCGTGGGCCATAACGCCAGCCAGCTTTCGGGCGGCCAACGCCAGCGCCTGGCCATTGCGCGGGCCCTGTACAAGAACGCGCCGATTCTGATTCTGGACGAAGCCACCTCGGCGCTGGACAACGAATCCGAGCGCCTGGTGCAGCAAGCCTTGACCCGCCTGATGCAGGGCCGCACCACGCTGGTGATTGCCCACCGCCTGTCCACCATCGAGCATGCCGACCGCGTGGTGGTGATGGAGCGCGGCCAGATTGCCGAGCAAGGCACGCATGCCGAGCTGATGGAGCTGGACGGCCTCTACGCCCGCCTGCATTCGCAGGTGCGCAGCACAACAGCCAAAGCTGCGCCTGCGCAAAAATAA
- the tolB gene encoding Tol-Pal system beta propeller repeat protein TolB, which produces MTIDRLPSLSSFSAGFGASRRTVLAALASSSAIPALAQFRVEVTGVGLTQLPIAIAPFKGEGASPQKISAIIQADLERSGLFRAVDASGVALDESSRPDVTLWRSKGADSLASGSVTRLADGRYDVRFRLWDVVRGQDLGGQGFAVTTGDLRLVAHRIADYIYEKLTGEKGVFSTRIAYVTKAGANYRLWIADADGENAQSALSSPEPIISPAWAPNGTQLAYVSFESRKPVVYVHDVASGQRRLVANFRGSNSAPAWSPDGSRLAVTLSRDGGSQLYLISAQGGEPRRLMQSSGIDTEPCFSSDGRTIYFVSDRGGAPQIYKVAATGGGAERVTFNGNYNISPAISPDGKWLAYISRIGGGFKLQVMDLSTGTVNSVTETTADESPSFAPNSRLLVYATIQGGREALMTTTLDGKIKARLAGKGGDIREPDWGPFQKQ; this is translated from the coding sequence ATGACTATTGACCGACTACCATCCCTTTCCTCTTTTTCTGCAGGTTTTGGTGCTTCGCGCCGCACCGTGCTCGCCGCTTTAGCTTCTTCTTCAGCAATTCCCGCTCTGGCCCAGTTTCGGGTGGAAGTGACAGGCGTTGGCCTGACGCAGTTGCCGATTGCCATTGCACCGTTCAAGGGAGAGGGTGCGTCGCCCCAGAAAATCTCGGCCATTATTCAGGCCGATCTTGAGCGCAGCGGCTTGTTCCGCGCGGTGGATGCTTCGGGCGTGGCGCTGGATGAATCCTCGCGCCCCGACGTGACTCTGTGGCGCTCCAAAGGCGCGGATTCTCTGGCCTCGGGCAGCGTGACCCGTTTGGCCGATGGCCGCTATGACGTGCGTTTCCGCTTGTGGGACGTGGTGCGCGGCCAGGATCTGGGAGGCCAGGGCTTTGCCGTGACCACCGGCGATCTGCGCCTGGTGGCTCACCGCATTGCCGACTACATCTACGAAAAGCTCACCGGCGAAAAAGGCGTGTTCTCTACGCGCATCGCCTATGTGACCAAGGCCGGCGCCAACTACCGGCTGTGGATTGCCGATGCGGATGGTGAGAACGCCCAGTCGGCGCTGTCCAGCCCCGAACCCATCATCTCCCCGGCCTGGGCTCCCAACGGCACGCAGCTGGCCTATGTGTCGTTCGAGTCGCGCAAGCCCGTGGTCTATGTGCACGATGTGGCCAGCGGCCAGCGCCGTCTGGTGGCCAATTTCCGCGGCTCCAACAGCGCACCGGCCTGGTCGCCCGATGGCAGTCGCTTGGCCGTGACCTTGAGCCGCGATGGCGGCTCGCAGCTGTACTTGATCAGCGCCCAAGGCGGCGAGCCGCGTCGTTTGATGCAAAGCAGCGGCATCGACACCGAGCCCTGCTTCTCCAGCGACGGCCGCACCATCTACTTTGTCAGCGATCGTGGCGGTGCGCCGCAGATCTACAAAGTGGCCGCCACGGGCGGCGGTGCCGAGCGCGTGACCTTCAACGGCAACTACAACATCTCGCCCGCCATCAGCCCCGATGGCAAATGGCTGGCTTATATCTCCCGTATCGGTGGCGGCTTCAAGCTGCAGGTCATGGACCTGTCCACCGGCACGGTCAACTCTGTCACCGAGACCACGGCTGACGAGAGTCCGAGTTTTGCGCCTAACAGCCGCCTGCTCGTCTATGCGACCATTCAAGGTGGTCGTGAAGCACTCATGACCACCACGCTCGATGGGAAGATCAAGGCGCGTCTGGCAGGCAAGGGCGGGGACATACGGGAACCCGATTGGGGCCCGTTCCAGAAACAGTGA
- the pal gene encoding peptidoglycan-associated lipoprotein Pal, producing the protein MITIKRLSLALAVTALVAGCSSGVKLDDKPVTDGSLTSQGGGNTSGSSQSGVSGVDLTGSAAAKAGPQGVSRIVYFDFDSYSVKAEAQPQIEAHAKFIKGNPNAKVQLEGHTDERGGREYNLALGQKRAEAVRRSLGLMGVNDSQMEAVSYGKEKPASEGHSEDAYAQNRRVEISYR; encoded by the coding sequence ATGATTACCATTAAACGTCTTTCCCTGGCTCTGGCCGTGACCGCTCTGGTTGCCGGTTGCAGCTCCGGCGTGAAGCTCGATGACAAGCCCGTCACCGACGGCTCCCTGACCAGCCAGGGCGGCGGTAATACTTCGGGCAGCAGCCAAAGCGGCGTGTCCGGCGTGGACCTGACCGGTTCCGCCGCTGCCAAGGCCGGCCCTCAAGGCGTCAGCCGCATCGTGTACTTTGACTTTGACAGCTACAGCGTCAAGGCCGAAGCACAGCCTCAGATCGAAGCACATGCCAAGTTCATCAAGGGCAATCCCAATGCCAAGGTACAGCTGGAAGGCCATACCGACGAGCGCGGTGGCCGTGAATACAACCTGGCTCTGGGCCAAAAGCGCGCCGAAGCCGTGCGCCGTTCGCTGGGCCTGATGGGTGTCAATGACTCCCAGATGGAAGCCGTGAGCTACGGCAAGGAAAAGCCTGCCTCAGAAGGCCATAGCGAAGACGCTTACGCCCAAAACCGCCGCGTTGAAATCTCCTACCGTTAA
- the ybgF gene encoding tol-pal system protein YbgF encodes MMMQAQLTLRSVSLRPLLVASLLAGYAVSSQAALFGDDEARRAIIELRQRVDSLQQSSQRMGEDNSQTRRSLLELQSQIEALKADQAKLRGQNEQLLRDVVELQRGQKDLAKGMDDRLRQFEPTMVNVDGQEFAADPNEKKEFDDALGLFRAGKFPESGQAFAAFLRQWPKSGYTPSVRFWLGNSQYATRDYKNAIANFRSVLTNAPLHARAPEAALSIANCQVELKDTKAARATLESLIKSYPNTEAAANAKSKLATLK; translated from the coding sequence ATGATGATGCAGGCTCAGTTGACTCTCCGTTCCGTATCGCTGCGCCCGCTGCTGGTAGCCAGCCTTTTGGCTGGCTATGCCGTCAGCTCGCAAGCAGCCTTGTTTGGTGATGACGAGGCGCGCCGCGCCATCATCGAACTGCGCCAGCGCGTTGACAGCCTGCAGCAATCTTCGCAGCGCATGGGCGAGGACAACTCGCAAACGCGCCGCAGTCTGCTGGAGTTGCAATCCCAGATCGAAGCGCTCAAGGCCGACCAGGCAAAGCTGCGTGGACAAAACGAGCAGCTGCTTCGTGACGTGGTGGAGCTACAGCGTGGTCAAAAGGATTTGGCCAAGGGCATGGATGACCGCCTGCGCCAGTTCGAGCCGACCATGGTGAATGTGGACGGACAGGAGTTTGCTGCGGACCCCAATGAAAAAAAGGAATTTGACGATGCACTGGGCCTGTTCCGTGCCGGCAAGTTCCCTGAGTCCGGTCAGGCGTTTGCAGCCTTCTTGCGCCAATGGCCCAAGAGCGGTTACACGCCGTCCGTGCGTTTCTGGCTGGGCAACTCTCAGTACGCCACGCGTGACTACAAGAACGCCATTGCGAACTTCCGCTCCGTGCTGACCAATGCACCCCTGCATGCCCGTGCACCGGAAGCTGCGCTGTCCATTGCCAACTGTCAGGTGGAACTCAAGGACACCAAGGCAGCTCGCGCCACGCTGGAGAGTCTGATCAAGTCCTATCCCAACACCGAGGCGGCGGCCAATGCCAAATCAAAGCTGGCTACGCTGAAGTGA